The following are from one region of the Heterodontus francisci isolate sHetFra1 chromosome 34, sHetFra1.hap1, whole genome shotgun sequence genome:
- the LOC137349270 gene encoding histone-lysine N-methyltransferase PRDM9-like, whose translation MRRKGFTTSSDLMKHQRVHTGERPFSCSECGKGFTSSSQRLKHQRVHTGERPFTCSECGKGFTELSNLLTHQRVHTGERPFTCSECGKGFTQLSNLLTHKRVHTGERPFTCSECGKGFTTSSDLLKHHRVHTGERPFTCSECGKGFTQSSNLLTHQRVHTGERPFTCSDCGKGFTTLSTLLTHQRIHTGERPFTCSECDRGFTSPSHLLTHQRFHTGERPFTCPECGKGFTELSTLLRHQRVHTGERPFTCSECGKGFTQSCNLLTHQRVHTGERPFTCSECGKGFTTSSDLLKHHRVHTGEKPFTCSECGKGFTGSSNLLKHQRIHK comes from the coding sequence ATGCGTAGGaaaggattcactacttcatccgacctgatgaaacaccagcgagttcacactggggagaggccatttagctgctcagagtgtgggaagggattcacttcttCGTCCCAAcgtctgaaacaccagcgagttcacactggggagaggccattcacctgctcggagtgtgggaagggattcactgagttatccaaccttctgacacaccaacgagttcacactggggagaggccattcacctgctcggagtgtgggaagggattcactcagttatccaaccttctgacacacaagcgagttcacactggggagaggccattcacttgctcagagtgtggaaagggattcactacttcatccgacctgctgaaacaccatcgagttcacactggcgagaggccgttcacctgctctgagtgtgggaaggggttcactcagtcatcaaaccttctgacacaccagcgagtacacactggggagaggccgttcacctgttcagactgtgggaaggggttcactactTTATCCACCCTTCTGACACACCagagaattcacactggggagaggccattcacctgctcagagtgtgataggggaTTCACTTCTCCATCCCATCTTCTGACACACCAGAgatttcacactggggagaggccgttcacctgtcctgagtgtgggaagggattcactgagttatccaccctgctgagacaccagcgagttcacactggggagaggccgttcacctgctcagagtgtggtaagggattcactcagtcatgcaaccttctgacacaccagcgagttcacactggggagaggccgttcacctgctcagagtgtggtaagggattcactacttcatctgacctgctgaaacaccatcgagtacacactggggagaagccattcacctgctctgagtgtgggaagggattcactgggtcatctaacctgctgaaacaccagcgaattcacaagtAA